GTGTGATCATGCAATTGCCAATCCAGTCTCTGAATCCCTTTTAAAAACAAGAACAAGCAAAATCTAATCCAAAGTACAACAAACATATCTCCATCACCAGTCTACCATGAAAAAATATGGTTTATatgattgaaaaatgtattataatttaaatTGTTAAAACCGATCACATTAAGCTACTTAAATTACAATACTGTGCATTTACTTTTCACTTGTCACATTCCGGGACCTTGGggtatttcataaaaatatgaatTCAGAGGAATTCTGTATTTGCTTTTTGTGTTGAGATTTTTTACCACACAAATATAGAGGGTGAACAAAATAACGGAAACATCAGATGAACAAATTTACTAAAATAGAATTTCAAATGTTGCTGCAGAGGTCGCGTTAAGTTTTATTACCAATTAGTGGTCTGACAATTAGCTCTTCGATATTTAAGTACTCAAAGCAACATGAGATAACAGTTCCAAAGTGTCTTGACTGTACTAAGGGCACAGAAAAATATCAATTTTTCTGATAAATAACAAACAATGCACCATTCAActacatttatgtaatttaggtccaatagttattgcatcaatatTAAGACGCCGCAGTATGGGCCAATGCTGGCAAACTTGCTTACTATATACATCATAGTATGTACTTTTACCATCACCGGTGCAGCACTGTACATACTTTCAGCATGTAGTGCTAGTATGCCTGCTCCACAATAAACAGCTGCCAATATCATTGCCCAGGCCAGTGGCCCTCCACCAGGATGTATAGCAACATCTGTACAAAAATGCAACACAAGTTCTCACCATATCCTAGATAAAACTAAATCATGTAATTGTAAAGTTTAGCAAATTAGTGCAACAGTCTTGCCCCACCCTTCAAACTGAGACACAGAGACCCAGAATAAATCAATAAAGGGTGTTCAATTTCATCCAATTGTCCTCACCGGCACACCATGCACCCAAGTTTAATTAGAATCAGTCTTAAATATTTATTGCAGTTGTCCCTACTGTAATACTTAGAGGAAACTGGATAACTAGCGAAACCTGATGACACCAAGCACACTTGCTGACAGCTTCAAGCTGCTTAGCAATTAATTACCCAGGTCCATGCAGTTTCTTAACATATAGAGACATGTTGATGTCTTGTTGTGTGCAAGCTGTGTTTCAGTGAACCTGAAAGATCCAGCAAAGAGTTGAGAAGTAGAGGGCAGTGGGGTGGCCTAAGCTAATGTGTCCATATAGGGAGGCAGGTCTGCTGAATATGCAACAGATCAATGTCAGGGTTCCAGCAGGTTCACAGCATGACCATTAGGGCCAGAGTAGACATTTAACACAGATCACACAGCCCATTTCATCCCTGTGAATGGAGGCGCTCGCTTATGCCAGCTCAAGGTCACCTCCCCCTCTTATGCTCTGGGCATATGAGACACTCAGGGCTCAGATAACCTTTGTCTGCTTTGAACAAGGATCAGGCTGGAAAGTTGAATACATCTGAATGCATTGAAGTCCGAACAGCTCACATTTTTGACTATTATGAAAGCAATCATTATTGAGATTTGTTGTGGAAGGGAAGGGACAACATTCTGAGGTTGATACTTCGGTCTCTGCTGATCTCATCAAAATTTCAAACGTTTAGCACATATACAGCAATACTCATTATTCTACTTTCAAAGCTGCCTCCAATATTTCGagactacatttttatttctgtgtttgcAACATTTATATTAGACATGCAGGTATAAGAACAAATAGTGTCTGCAGGACCTCCTAGAGAATGACAAAGATCTCAGACCAGTACCCATGCAGGTTAAAAAAGAAGCAAGAAGTGGAGTAGTGTGCCCTCTGCAGTTTGACATAATAATACTTGAATCTGAATAAGATCTTGAATTGTAGAAGAGTATATCTGGAATTGATTGAGTATGTGTGGTTGTACTCCAAGCAATCCTCCTAAACTGCTATGGAAACGACAGTGCCCAGTTGCTCCTCTCATTTTCCCCTTATGTTATCTGTTGAAGGGGGGGGTTGACAGATTAAAATGCAACATGTAGAAAGCATCTCTTGGCGTGGATCACATTTTGATTTACGCATGAAAAATAGAAGGTTAGGTTTTTCAAATGCAAGAAGATGTTTTCTAAAATATTCTCTGACATGTTATTTCTGGGAAGGCTTCCCTAAGAAAATCAAAGAAGTGAAAGATTTGTCCTATGTACGAATCCAAATCCCCTATTTTATGTTAATATACCTTTTTGCGGAACATGGGAAGGCTCTCTCTATCATTATTCCACAGTACAGTCATGATACATGTACAAGACCGCAGACACTTTAAcctttgacattttaaattgtcaagatataacaagACATTGCAGATGTTGGTGCAGAGGACATGTCTCTGTAACATGTTAGACGTGTCACAATGACACACCGAAACACACTAAAATGCAGAAAGTTGCCAGAGTGGTAAATGTTCCCTCTTGAAGGAAAAGCTCTCTGTGCCCTTCTAAAAGAGCTAATAATTTGTCTCCATTTAAAGTGAGAGCAGTTCAGAAATCCATCCTAAAGAACCAGACTTGATCATTGTTCTTACAACTTTGCTAACGTGTTGGGCATGCAAATTAATCTATTAATATCAACAACACGTTAATCATGTTGAACAGCAACCCAGATAAATATATTTAGGTGTTGGAATCAGATGACAGGGAAATGAACTACAAAGTAAGGGAGTAAGCTGAGCTACAAGTCCCTGCAAACAGCCGTCCTACAGGGTGAACAGTAATTGAATTGTATATTTAGTGTTTCATTTGGCACAGCAAAGTTGGGAAGATCAAGGAAAAAAATCTTATTGGACAACACATTAGCTCACATCTCATGTTGACACAATACTAAAGTAAACATGTTTTATCAGTACAAATGCAGGATACAAGCTGCAGGCATATAGCTTCTTATCTAGACTATAGAAGTGAAATTAACAAGTTTACCTTAGGCCACAgttttatattaaatatcaaCGTAAGTCACAAAAAAAAGAGTAGGCCAACATGTACTATTCAATTCATATCTATGACTAACTGGTATTGCCTGAGTACAGATTTGTTCCTTGGGATATACCGTAGTTTGCTGTCGTGATGCAGTAAGAGTTAATACTTCTAAACCACTGGGCCTAGTAATATGACTATGTAACCCAGTCAAAGAAAAGATGAATACAGTGCGTAGTAAAGGTTTTCACCCACCTTGCACTTTTTATTGTGTGagaacattaaatcaaaatagcAGATTTGTTTTTGCCGACACAAAAGTCCATAATATCAAAGTGCAGAATAAAATCAGttaattgttctaaattaataacaaatattattattaagaatAATAGTGTTGGATCTACATATTTTTAACCATTGGGCTAATTGTTGTTGATTTGCACAGGTGAAAGAATGAATCAGGGATAAAGGCTTCTTCAAAGTTTATTCAGTACTCATAGTACATGTCTTCAGATGTTACAATCACTGATCTTGCCAGTgttagtttctctctctctctgctgattCCCACCATCTTACAATTGACCTTGAGGCAGCTGGTGTTATAAGGCGACGTTCCAGGATGGTCGTGTCTAGTACCTTATCCGTTTCCATGCAAACGGAGGAATTATTATATGGTATGCCTAAACACAGAATGCCAAGCCACTAGAAATAGTGACAGTTATatcatacatatatatttaactAACATTCCTTGTCCCTCTaactacaacaaaaaaacatgttggttCGTACACTAGCATTGTGACAATTCCATCCCCCTATTTTATGGAAAGGACCCTAAATGAATAAAGGACCCAAACCACCTTGTGGAACTCCtttgtggaaaaacaacacatttagtGTCAATAGCATCTGTAATTATAGCCTGAGATAAATCACTGAGATGATGCTGAAACCAAAGGCAGGTGTCTATGGCCAGGCcaagtgtgtctgttttttcataaaaacaaaatgatcaactgtatcaaaagccctgtcacggttgtgggatgaagaggacacaggcgcagagtagaggtaggtaaggtaatccatttaatacaaaataaagaatgcaggactccaacaaaacaaaaagcagcaaccagtgacgtgggtattccttacacaggataaacaaaaccaaaatgaaccacgccttggggcctacaaactaaacttaaatagggtccccaattggaggcaatgactaacacctgcctccaattggggaaaccaaaaaaaggagtagaggtggctaaaggccacctcctgtcctgtcctggctatgccccgagcccagcgcagagatggctaggggcacagccaggacgtgacagtacccccccccaaaggcgcgggctcccgaccgcaagaccgggacgaccacacccggaccggcggaggctcagcgcccggagccgccggcacaggccggggaggcggagctgcagggacaggccagggaggcagagggtcaggagacgggagagccggcggagggacaggaaccggcaggagagccggcggcgggtcgacagccggcggagaagcaggagccgggggaaccggcggagggtcgacagccggcggaggagcaggagccgggagagccggcggaggagcaggagatggggaaaccggcggagggtcaggagccggcggaggcggcggagggtccggagccggcgggagagctggcggaggagtaggagacgggggagccggcgggggaataggagccggtggaggagcaggagccgggggaggcggcggagggtccagagccggcggaagagccggcggaggagcaggagatggggaaaccggcggagggtcaggagccggcggaagagccggcggaggagtaggagccggcggaggagcaggagacgggggagccggcgggggaataggagccggtggaggagcaggagccgggggagccggcggagggtccggagccggcggaagagccggcggaggagtaggagccgggggagccggcggaggaataggagatggggaaaccggtggagggtcaggagccggcggaagagccggcggaggagtaggagccggcggaggagcaggagccggtggaggagcaggagccgggggagccggcggagggtccggaaccggcggaagggccggcggtgggtccggagccggcggaagagtcggcggaagagccggcggagggtccggagccggcggaagagccggcggaggagtaggagccgggggagctggcggaggaataggagcaggcagaggaataggagacgggggagccggcgggggaataggagccggtggaggagcaggagccggggaagccggcggagggtccggagccggcgggagagccggcggaggagtaggagccggtggagccggcggaggaataggagccggcagaggaataggagacgggggagccggcggaggaataggagccggcggcaggtcggcagccggcggaggagcaggagccgggggagccggcggagggtccggagccggcggaagagccggcggaggagtaggagccgggggagccggcggaggcataggagacaggggagccggcggaggaataggagccggtagcaggtcggcagccggcggaggagcaggagccgggggagccggcggagggttgacggccggcgggggagcaggagccggcggaggagcaggagacgggggagccggcgggggaataggagccggtggaggagcaggagccgggggagccggcggagggtcagaaccctgtgggagagccggcgaaggagccggagacagggaagccggcggaggttcagggagagccgggacaggcgagggcgccgctgaggccgggacaggcgagggcgccgctgaggccgggacaggcgagggcgccgctgaggccgggacaggcgagggcgccgtaggacgatgcgggggctcctgggcaggtgaaggcgctgcgggacaaggcggccagtccaccgcgggctcgggcggcggccagtcatccgcggcctcgtgcggcggcggccagtcatccgcggcctcgtgcggccagtcaaccgctggctccacggcgggtcctggcggcggcgaaaacagggcagcgggaggagctggcggctgaggccactgggcagcgggtggagctggcggctgaggccactgggcagcgggtggagctggcggcggaggccactgggcagcgggaggagctggcggctgaggccactgggcagcgggaggagctggcggctgaggccactgggcagcgggaggagctggcggctgaggccactgggcagcgggtggagctggcggctgaggccactgggcagcgggtggagctggcggctgagcccactgggcagcgggaggagctggcggctgaggccactgggcagcgggaggagctggcggctgaggccactgggcagcgggtggagctggcggctgaggccactgggcagcgggtggagctggcggctgaggccactgggcagcgggtggagctggcggctgaggccactgggcagcgggtggagctggcggctgaggccactgggcagcgggtggagctggcggcggaggccactgggcagcgggaggagctggcggcggaggccactgggcagcgggaggagctggcggctgcggccactgggcagcgggaggagctggcggctgcggccactgggcagcgggaggagctggcggctgaggccactgggcagcgggaggagctggcggctgcggccactgggcagcgggaggagctggcggctgcggccactgggcagcgggaggagctggcagcgctgactgcgtctcccaggcagcggggaacgctggctgcggctcccgggcagcagggggcgctggcggcgctggctgcggctcccgggcagcagggggcgctggcggcgctggctgcggctcccaggcagcgggggacgctggctgcagctcccaagcagcggggggcgctggctgcgactcccaagcagcaggggttgctggcggcggctcccaggcagcggggggcgctggctgcggctcccaggcagcggggggcgctggcggcgctggctgcggctcccagggagcggggagcgctggctgcggcttccgggcagcggggggcgcaggctgcggcttccgggcagcggggggcgcaggctgcggcttccgggcagcggggggcgcaggctgcggcttccgggcagcggggggcgcaggctgcggctcccgggcagcggggggcgctggctgcggctcccgggcagcggggggcgctggctgcggctcccgggcagcggggggcgctggctgcggctcccgggcagtgtggggcgctggcggcgccggctgcggctcccgggcagcagggggcgctggctgcgagaaccggtacggcgggtcccgatagccccaccagtcctcacatctcccaacatcagggaaagccctcataggcccccccggcgttgttgcccgacgcctaggagctggcaccgggcagggctggggcacctggactaccccacacgtgagcacgggtggcacggccgcgtccttccattccgcctgcccccacagcaccccgccaagaaattcttggggcggacacacggaggtttgcttacgtcgcctccgtcgacgtctcctccggggtggatgctgtggaggcccggtgtgccgcagaggacagtaggggttctcctcctcctcggtgtcgctgtccggccaaccgaggagttcccctaccgtccatttctgctgtgtctcttggtggtggttcattctgtcacggttgtgggatgaagaggacacaggcgcagagtagaggtaggtaaggtaatccatttaatacaaaataaagaatgcaggactccaacaaaacaaaaagcagcaaccagtgacgtgggtattccttacacaggataaacaaaaccaaaatgaaccacgccttggggcctacaaactaaacttaaatagggtccccaattggaggcaatgactaacacctgcctccaattggggaaaccaaaaaaaggagtagaggtggctaaaggccacctcctgtcctgtcctggctatgccccgagcccagcgcagagatggctaggggcacagccaggacgtgacaagcCCTTGACAAATAAATAGTGACACAGTTTCATTTCTCATATAACTATTCGGCAATATAATTCACAATGAGTGCTGTAACAGTACTGAGGCCAGGTCTAAAACCAGAATGATATCTGTTCAATATGCAATTGTCAGATAACATACAATAATTATTGTATGTTTACCAATGACTCCAGAATTTTGCCAAGGCAAGACAGTTTAGGTATGATAATTGTCAAGGGCAGTATTATCCCCACCTTTACTGTATGTTATGGAAGTACAGGCAGCTGTCTACATCTTAGGAATTACATCAGAAATGACTGTTAGATCAACAATATGTGTAAATACACTAGAGATAAATGATACAGTCCTAATCAGCAGAGTATGGTCAAGTCTGTCAGACCCTGTGGCTATCTTAGTTTTTTTCACAGAAAGTTCCATTTCTGTAAAAAGACTCAGGGTAAAACTTTGACTATTAACATCAGTTTTTCTTTATCAATACAtgattacaaatgttttatgctttgaCAGAGTGGTATATGAACGGTTCTTCAGGGTTTTTACTGTTTATCGTAATGTGACTAGATTCTCATTACTATGTAATAGTATACTTACGTAGTATTCCAATTTGGCATACACAAGTTTCTCAGTTTCCTAAAAGCTAGCCAGTCAGAACATGAAGCTGTTTTTCTTGCCTTAATCCACACCACAAGTCTATTATGAATAGCATCATTATGAATATGTCCAGCCTAACCTAATTAGCTGGTAAACCAGGTTGTTTGATCTGTTAAGCGCTTGATCTCTTTTGTATGGAGAATGCTTATTCTCAATGGAATTAAATCTTCAAGTGCAATGCTCTAACGCCAGCTCTCCTTCAGGTAAAGCAGAAATGCAATCCAAGTTCTAACTTCTCTGATGTAAAGCAGAAATGCAACCCTCTGGATTCTAACATCAATGGTCACTAACATTTAGTGGAAATACAGCACTAGCCATATATTCATCAAGTtcatttgttaaaatattatCAATATAGATAGGCTTTCATAGCACCGTAAAAGTAGGTCCATTGGCTTAATGTTTAACAGTGTAAGATTTAGCTCAGTACTGTACAACTACTTTATACTATCTGATTCCTGTGTTACCCAGGAATCAAAGTTGCTTTTAAGGACACTGCTTTCCTGAAAAACTACACAAAGGGCTATAGTGTAATGTCAAAGCCATCTATGTTGGTTTTTATGGAAATGGGTTTTGTGAAGGACATTCaacctttttttcatttaaCTTTCACTTCATGCATTCATTGGATAATTAAGTTGAGAGTAGTGGTGGTGGGTCATTATTTTGCGTTGTCTTTCATGTCTTGATCCTCTGTCTTCTTTGTCATATCTTGATCCTTTAAATGCAGCTCTGAAAGGAACTTTGGCCCTGTGGTTTCATACCTTCATGGATTTGAAAAAGAAACGAATGGGTAAAACTTTCTCCTTGACACCCTGGAGTTTCGTCTGCATACTTAACTTCCTAAGTACCGCCATAAGGGGTATTATGATTGTCACTCTATTTCCATGCTAATAGAAAGTGAACATACAGTACCTGTCTTGCACAACTGCTATGATTATATTTACTGTGGAAAATACAGCCCAAGTTGGTATTCTATGATTATCAAATTAAATCCGTCAGTAGGTGGTATTTAGAGAatacagtaaagaaaaaaatgcaatacattCCACCTGTTTTCCCTAATTATCTATCAAGAAGCATCACCATTCCCAGAAGTacataaaagtaaaaaataaaaatccacttTAAACTATGCAACTATACATTCACCTGTTTGTGGTTTAGTTCTCGTTAGCAACCTATTTAGTTTGCCCTATTCTTTTAGCCCTTTGTTAGGTCAttgagtgtttttgtgtatgtattgtaacagtctgtgtttctgcctgcctgccgtTTTCTTGTTTCTTACCTTCCTTAGTTTCCTCATTAAACCCTTTTGTTGTTCTTCAAGTCTGCGCCTGGTGTCCTGCTTTAACGGAAACGTGACACTTCATTTTAAATAGACTGTTTTCTAGTCAACATCACTGATATCAGACAGGGATGTGCGCACACcttgaaaacaaaataagttagttttttttatttactgtagTTATCCAGGTCAGCAGTTAGCACTTTATGAATAAAAATAGTTAGCTAACAATACCAAGCCACTTTACcccaaaacaacaaataatgtATAGCTAATCTTGAATGGACTGTGTCTAGACACAATCATCATCAACAAAAACAGCATTCcaaattattattgtattgttgAGATGATGACATGACATTGTTGGTTATCTAATTGAAATAGATTCTGCACAGCTTAACGAAATTGACATAACTACCTTACCTATGGCATGTTAACCAATGAGCTGTCACATCTTCGGGATACAATCCCACTGTTGAAGCATTTCTTACCAGGCCGTGAAAATGTAGGAAAATTAGACAAAGTCAAATGAATGCATAGATAAGGACAATGGTACATTTAACTTCCGTTAACTCATGTCCAAGagtggaaaaaaaacactcaggAACACTAGTGTTACTTGCAAGCAGCTATTTGTATGTTGTACATATCATCTGTGATTGACCAACAAAGAATGCCTCTCTAGTATCGGTGAAATTgattgtttattcatttttatgttGGGGCAAGACCTTCCATGAATGGAGTAACTTTAATGTCACTTTATGCTGCCTCGCCTTTATGGAAAAGGAGGAATGTAATGTCATTTGACTTAGTCAGGAATCCAATGGAAAGATATTttctttaataataaaaatgtatgttaacatttatTGCTTACTTCCATTGCATTTTAACAATTTAACGGATTAACGGTTATTGAAGTTAACTTTTTGGTTAACAGATTAACAGTTAACAAAGGTAACTTTTTGATTAATCGTGCCCAGCTATGACTGCCAATTCCATTATAGGCTGTTCATAAAAATTCTGTCTCAGAACAAGTACACATATTTGCAAAAAGTCATAGAAGCCAACAAtcacttaaaataaaactgcagaGTTCCGTTGGCTGGGAGGGGGCTaaacaaagcagaacatagtttcatggtgtaaattagctaggGAAATGTTTAGGTATTGAGTAATTGTAGGGGTAATGAtgagatctacagcagactcaAACAACTCAATCActgactaaaaacaaacttcTACCAGTTGAAGGAGATCGTGTTTGTAGATAACTATCTTTCTAGAACTCACCCAGAAAGAGAGCCAAGCTGGACCTGCTGAGGAGTGATGGACTCCATCATATCTGGAGTAGTGCTTTTCTTTTACCTGGGAACAAAGACAGGAGCCTAACTCCTGCTGCCTTACCATGCAACAGGGTGTTAGCCAACCTGCTGACTTAGTGAACTCTGTCACTAGCATAGTCAGACTAGTCAGCGTATTGAAAATGAGGTTTTGccacaatatacagtggggagaacaagtatttgatacactgccgattttgcaggtttaactacttacaaagcatgtagtggtctgtaatttttatcataggtacacttcaactgtgagagacagaatctaaaacaaaaatccagaaaatcacagtgtatgattttttaataattaattaaaattttattgcatgacataagtatttaatcacctaccaaccagtaagaattccggctctcacagacctgttagtttttctttaagaagccctcctgttctccactcattacctgtattaagtgcacctgtttgaacttgttacctgtataaatgacacctgtccacacactcaatcaaacagactccaacctctccacaatggccaagacctgagagctgtgtaaggatattagggataatattgtagaccagcacaaagctgggatgggctacaggacaataggcaagcagcttagtgagaaggcaacaactgttggcgcagttattagaaaatggaataagttcaaggtgacggtcaatctccctcggtctggggctccatgcaagatctcacctcgtggggcatcaatgatcatgaggaaggtgaaggataagcccagaactacacggcaggacctggtcaatgacctgaagagagctgggaccacagtctcaaagaaaaccattagtaacacactacgccgtcatggattaaaatcctgcagcgcacgcaaggtcctccttctcaagccagtgcatgtccaggcccatctgaagtttgccaatgaccatctggatgatccagaggaggaatgggagaaggtcatgtggtctggtgagaccaaaatagagctttttggtctaaactccactcgccgtgtttggaggaagaagaaggatgagtacaaacccaagaacaccatcccaaccgtgaagcatggaggtggaaacatcattctttggggatgcttttctgcaaaggggacaggacgactgcaccgtattgaggggaggatggatggagccatgtatcgcgagatcttggccaacaacctccttccctcagtaagagcattgaagatgggtcttggctgggtcttccagcatgacaacgacccgaaacacacagccagggcaactaagaagtggctccgtaagaagcatctcaaggtcctggagtgacctagccagtctccagacctgaacccaatagaaaatctttggagggagctgaaagtctgtattgcccagcgacagccccgaaacctgaaggatctggag
The window above is part of the Esox lucius isolate fEsoLuc1 chromosome 4, fEsoLuc1.pri, whole genome shotgun sequence genome. Proteins encoded here:
- the LOC117594396 gene encoding basic proline-rich protein-like, whose product is PVPALPEPPPASLSPAPSPALPQGSDPPPAPPAPAPPPAPIPPPAPPSPAPPPAPAPPPAVNPPPAPPAPAPPPAADLLPAPIPPPAPLSPMPPPAPPAPTPPPALPPAPDPPPAPPAPAPPPAADLPPAPIPPPAPPSPIPLPAPIPPPAPPAPTPPPALPPAPDPPPASPAPAPPPAPIPPPAPPSPIPLPAPIPPPAPPAPTPPPALPPAPDPPPALPPTLPPAPDPPPALPPVPDPPPAPPAPAPPPAPAPPPAPTPPPALPPAPDPPPVSPSPIPPPAPPAPTPPPALPPAPDPPPAPPAPAPPPAPIPPPAPPSPAPPPAPTPPPALPPAPDPPPVSPSPAPPPALPPALDPPPPPPAPAPPPAPIPPPAPPSPTPPPALPPAPDPPPPPPAPDPPPVSPSPAPPPALPAPAPPPAVDPPPVPPA